The following are from one region of the Trichoderma breve strain T069 chromosome 5, whole genome shotgun sequence genome:
- a CDS encoding bZIP transcription factor domain-containing protein, with amino-acid sequence MTDNNNVDLDALLDLSEYDAIPSYGSPSMSPSSSSKPIFASPVSAAVTTPSMMTTPSLSGPSHNYDMYRQQTGFVPGAIANTMAVNESSNAGYQDFGSLDFLTSFTPENEVFDFNTSPSQTTIGPTEAMDFESPADSQLFSTINPSSIEQENIVSPVPTNHSGSVGRLWPGAHSQAAMAKAHAQQRQQQHIMQQQQAQRQPAQSKPRGKLSPHNDPIVEQKITQLLNSMRAKPAPPPSDSPTPTTNLSRSKKDEEEMDEDERLLASEEGKKLSSKERRQLRNKVSARAFRSRRKVTEYITQLESEVSGKVTENNDLRAQNRALVEENKRLSALTRMLLSSPSFSNFLDHLSSNPSVAAQPQVKPEPQQSPEQRSVKDVNPYGAQPSQQQIGMAMIPEQSMDYSMFNLDGFNFQPQVFVVETSEVPSPIESSILSGKTSSFVEQTFQSDDEKVEVPVIKRPIEQAPVVQTEAAPVDEEFEADPEFALFHAEPTSSRPESQALDTDSLTHVDIFGGIEPEKMLSRIELVDATEEEVSAAFAMARVQSISASIESLVSRLEILTMDL; translated from the exons ATGACGGACAACAATAACGTCGACTTGGACGCGCTGCTCGATCTATCAGAGTACGATGCCATCCCCAGCTATGGCTCGCCGTCCATGtctccttcgtcttcatcaaagcCAATCTTCGCCAGCCCCGTCAGCGCCGCCGTGACGACGCCCAGCATGATGACGACGCCCAGCCTGAGCGGCCCGAGTCACAACTATGACATGTACCGCCAGCAGACTGGCTTTGTGCCCGGAGCCATCGCCAACACAATGGCCGTCAACGAGTCGAGCAACGCGGGCTACCAGGATTTCGGAAGCCTCGACTTCCTGACCAGCTTCACTCCCGAGAACGAAGTGTTCGACTTCAACACCTCGCCCTCGCAGACCACCATTGGACCGACCGAGGCCATGGACTTTGAGTCGCCCGCCGATTCCCAGCTCTTCTCGACCATCAACCCCAGCAGCATCGAGCAGGAGAACATCGTTTCGCCTGTCCCTACAAACCACTCAGGCAGCGTCGGCCGTCTGTGGCCTGGTGCGCACTCTcaggctgccatggccaaggcTCATGCCCAacagaggcagcagcagcacattatgcagcagcaacaggctcAGCGCCAGCCCGCTCAGTCAAAGCCTCGTGGCAAGCTGTCGCCTCACAACGACCCCATTGTCGAGCAGAAGATCACTCAGCTTCTCAACTCGATGCGGGCTAAGCCTGCTCCTCCGCCATCCGATAGCCCGACTCCCACCACCAACCTGAGCAGGTCTaagaaggatgaggaggaaatgGATGAGGACGAACGCCTTTTGGCCAGtgaggagggcaagaagctcagcagcaaagagCGGAGACAGCTACGCAACAAGGTCTCCGCCCGCGCATTCCgatcaagaagaaagg TCACAGAGTACATCACCCAGCTCGAGTCTGAGGTCTCTGGTAAAGTCACCGAGAACAATGATCTGCGTGCTCAGAACCGCGCTCTTGTCGAGGAGAACAAGCGCCTGTCTGCTCTCACCCGCATgctcctctcttctccctcattCTCCAACTTCTTGGACCACCTCAGCTCAAACCCCTCTGTTGCTGCCCAGCCCCAGGTTAAGCCTGAGCCTCAGCAGTCGCCAGAGCAGCGATCCGTCAAGGATGTGAACCCATATGGCGCTCAGCCCTCTCAGCAGCAGATTGGCATGGCTATGATCCCAGAGCAGAGCATGGACTACTCCATGTTTAACCTCGACGGCTTCAACTTCCAACCCCAGGTTTTCGTTGTGGAGACTTCTGAGGTGCCTTCTCCTATCGAGTCTAGCATCCTTTCTGGCAAGACATCCAGCTTCGTCGAGCAGACTTTCCAGTCTGATGACGAGAAGGTTGAGGTGCCTGTCATCAAGCGACCCATCGAGCAAGCTCCCGTTGTCCAGACCGAGGCTGCACCAGTCGATGAGGAGTTTGAGGCAGACCCCGAGTTCGCCCTCTTCCACGCCGAGCCTACATCGTCCCGCCCTGAGTCCCAAGCCCTTGACACTGACAGCCTTACACACGTCGACATCTTTGGTGGTATTGAGCCCGAGAAGATGCTTTCCCGAATCgagcttgtcgatgccacCGAAGAGGAAGTCAGTGCCGCATTTGCCATGGCCCGAGTACAAAGTATAAGTGCCAGCATAGAGTCTCTAGTCTCAAGGCTAGAGATCTTGACTATGGATCTTTAA
- a CDS encoding heterokaryon incompatibility protein (HET) domain-containing protein, giving the protein MRLHRYAGGRRRFVPFVLHSWHSINPTLRHILGRDREIFKAQSSLRLRASGFRLESLFLSHGKKPVKRRGFRPKKSFMDQHQPLSHRPKQSLSIPEGRRYVYKPLGENKCVRFLTLQPGSGSDPLVGSLEFGSLDPADIAQLPPYEAISYVWGTSDRLFELLCDGAILPLTQSIRDALVRVRLPDRPRRLWADQICINQDDIAERSQQVKLMNAVYKNASKVLVWLGRDVDDDKAHEKFKVDHEENLVMQSPERWKPLSKLTKLPWFHRIWIVQEIGTTAPATLYWGDTEMDWDMLSFVAGILNERYHHLRTRFFIGTSNIRYLHKRFVEPDVEYDQFHNRGNFAYELHRARHLLAQDPRDHVYAFLGHFSLGKGSEELQSLVVDYSKSIEDVYFDVAVRGLRGANDLVMLAATHHSRPNGKRRAPGNEQEADLPSWVPDWRDLPMHILGSPAVPHRASKDTRPDITIDEDKRILHARGVRVDVVERHSWTIYGTAFQVRQDDHGPKKKWWKQPRPRENSQASDHHGSPQPQPRNQSNDTRSPSSSSNSSRGGKNTTRGNSNSSNYHRGRNSHQRRNSQSEQSGSRTHPMEVLWKQICGYQTFTLSRIYPPFLKDPSSSPSPSPSIPTTSHDHHKSAFFALIQTLTNACTGMDRSRPYSTISPDEWLASGAAYLVRYALPASSSSSLSHSQTFPSFPSQQRSESSNSTTNNNKNKNVMSNFFERANSLASSSSSHTPISPAIHALSLTGDPFKWSHEATLITRYRRFAVTRNGYFVLGPDALQEGDIVAVLRGGKTPFLLREVDGGSGWRLVGECYVHGLMDGEGWDVEGAKEEVFSIR; this is encoded by the exons ATGCGTCTTCATCGATATGCTGGGGGTCGTCGTCGGTTCGTCCCATTTGTATTGCATTCTTGGCACAGCATAAACCCAACTCTCAGACACATCCTGGGCCGAGATCGTGAAATATTCAAAGCCCAGTCCAGCTTGCGTCTGCGCGCATCAGGCTTCCGCCTAGAGTCTCTCTTCCTGAGTCACGGAAAGAAGCCCGTCAAGCGTCGTGGCTTCAGACCCAAGAAGTCGTTCATGGATCAGCATCAGCCGCTATCTCATCGTCCCAAGCAGTCCCTGAGTATCCCAGAAGGGCGGCGATACGTGTATAAGCCCCTTGGAGAAAATAAGTGCGTTCGGTTCCTCACTCTTCAGCCAGGGTCAGGTTCTGACCCTTTAGTCGGGAGCCTCGAATTCGGGAGCCTCGATCCGGCGGACATTGCACAGCTTCCCCCTTATGAAGCCATCTCGTACGTATGGGGTACTAGTGATCGCCTCTTCGAGCTCTTATGCGATGGCGCCATCCTGCCTCTGACGCAGAGCATTCGCGATGCGTTGGTGAGGGTTCGACTGCCGGATCGGCCTCGCCGACTGTGGGCGGACCAGATATGCATTAATCAAGACGACATTGCGGAACGAAGCCAGCAAGTGAAGCTCATGAATGCAGTGTATAAGAATGCCAGCAAGGTACTTGTGTGGCTGGGGCGGGATGTAGACG ATGACAAGGCTCATGAAAAGTTCAAAGTTGATCATGAGGAGAATCTGGTGATGCAGAGCCCGGAGCGTTGGAAACCTCTATCAAAGCTGACCAAGCTGCCCTGG TTCCACCGAATATGGATTGTTCAAGAAATCGGAACCACCGCACCGGCGACTCTATACTGGGGAGACACTGAGATGGACTGGGACATGCTCTCCTTTGTCGCCGGGATCCTCAACGAGAGATACCACCACCTACGCACACGGTTCTTTATTGGCACTTCCAACATCCGCTACCTTCACAAACGCTTCGTCGAACCAGACGTGGAATACGACCAGTTCCACAACAGAGGCAACTTTGCCTACGAGCTTCACCGTGCGAGGCACCTCCTTGCACAAGATCCTCGAGACCACGTGTACGCCTTCCTAGGCCACTTTTCCCTCGGCAAGGGCAGCGAGGAGCTCCAGAGCCTCGTGGTGGACTACTCTAAGAGCATCGAGGATGTGTACTTTGACGTTGCGGTGAGAGGTCTCCGCGGAGCCAACGATCTCGTCATGTTGGCTGCGACGCATCACAGCCGGCCCAACGGAAAGAGACGAGCGCCGGGGAACGAGCAGGAAGCGGACTTGCCATCGTGGGTTCCTGACTGGAGAGACTTGCCGATGCATATTCTCGGATCGCCTGCAGTGCCGCATCGGGCGTCAAAGGATACTAGGCCGGATATCACCATTGACGAGGACAAACGGATCCTGCATGCTCGTGGTGTCAGGGTCGATGTTGTGGAGAGGCATTCGTGGACGATTTACGGGACGGCGTTTCAGGTGAGGCAGGACGATCACgggccgaagaagaagtggtGGAAGCAGCCTCGTCCAAGGGAGAACAGTCAAGCCAGTGACCACCATGgctctcctcagcctcaacccCGGAATCAAAGTAATGATACTCGCTCgcctagcagcagcagcaatagcTCAAGGGGAGGCAAGAATACCACGAGAGGAAACAGTAACAGCAGCAACTACCATCGAGGCCGCAACTCTCATCAACGACGAAACAGCCAAAGCGAACAATCCGGCTCTCGCACACACCCCATGGAAGTCCTCTGGAAGCAAATCTGCGGCTACCAAACCTTTACCCTCTCACGCATATACCCGCCCTTTCTCAAAGATCcttcctcatctccatctccatctccgtctATCCCTACGACCTCGCACGATCACCACAAGTCcgccttcttcgccctcATCCAGACCCTCACCAACGCCTGCACCGGCATGGACCGCTCGCGCCCATATTCAACCATCTCTCCGGATGAATGGCTCGCCAGCGGAGCAGCCTATCTCGTGCGCTACGCACTGCCCgcgtcttcatcctcctcattATCGCATTCACAAACGTTTCCTTCCTTCCCCTCCCAACAACGCTCAgaaagcagcaacagcactactaacaacaacaagaacaagaacgtCATGTCCAACTTCTTCGAGAGAGCAAACTccctcgcctcctcctcctcctcacacACCCCCATCTCCCCCGCCATCCACGCCCTCTCCCTCACCGGCGACCCCTTCAAATGGAGCCACGAAGCCACCCTCATCACCCGCTACCGCCGCTTCGCCGTCACCCGCAACGGCTACTTCGTCCTCGGGCCCGACGCCCTGCAGGAGGGCGACATCGTGGCCGTGCTGCGGGGCGGAAAGACGCCCTTTTTGCTGCGCGAGGTGGACGGTGGCAGTGGATGGAGACTCGTTGGGGAGTGTTATGTGCATGGGTTGATGGATGGGGAGGGCTGGGATGTGGAGGgggcaaaggaggaggtGTTTTCGATACGATag
- a CDS encoding jmjC domain, hydroxylase domain-containing protein, with protein MSDDACVPEPSEALKEQVNDQIECAKQPAFLHSPPDSNDAGKSESSDSELSDLEDEPPLEDAPMLPPDLGAEDLDDIGDIQPDHWSSGNVPVFKPTMDQFKDFKRFMTKVDSYGMKSGIIKVIPPDEWRDAQPPLDDLVKQVRVREPIKQDIMGSNGTYRQVNILHGRSYNIPQWRQLCEQSEHQPPARRGERRANADKPRPTRARPAPKGANAATTTDAATTTSSQRTRGRGRPPKKGKQKKSEESRPMTPVSPKVEAEGEGEGEGAEDEVMDSIEKELGTEIQSTSARRKFSRREASAVIDEAAFKDFDYRMDISDYTPERCEELERVYWKTLTYAQPLYGADLMGTLFDERTENWNLNKLPNLLDVLGTKVPGVNTAYLYLGMWKATFAWHLEDVDLYSINYLHFGAPKQWYSISQADARRFETAMKSIWPADAKACDQFLRHKAFLISPQHLKQHYGIKVNKVVSYPGEFVVTYPYGYHSGYNLGYNCAEAVNFALDSWLEMGKIAKKCECAQAQDSVWVNVYEIERKLRGEETEYEETEEEDDDDDDDDDDELLGLPTPPGGHGVKFKDASRKRKRGRADKGAKVKVKKIRLRLKVKAEPPCCLCPNDVPNLEFLPTDDGRKAHRLCALYIPETYIDTVDGKEIISNVTAVHKDRLDLKCLFCRSKRGACFQSAGVFTEEQEVPVFGEDGTEYKEQAFEFSCRFHRTKRDKKLDGDALEEDSRILKAAEALQKGDICQMQYHKGEIFAGMVVENRPDERMLLVDLLPNGDRLEVEWKWLLLPDPSDYHLPKASANAIPLPSSQKAKDKLNAKRHQGDDKPRKGDPFIEGDYTWAEFHTSEVTTQQAKVDFSKQDQVWYYLGKTSTEARAQYTEDPSNPRHNAKGNFLDTLPKPPKPVPARPVYQQRAYGVPGQFAHTGVFAGHMMTPTNATGSERPYVYQPRTPIGYTHQPPGTYSFQGANAPPHPQTHPQTHSHHPPAHNQYQTTHRQYQPFHQYQPYPAQRFDHMAGANADPRVQAFPPPLPPQPQPQQQQQPQSSFPASLTARASATPANHRAAPTTHGQQQYGKPTWQVHSSVYQKYPFFQVNHNREPSKYRTPYSPWGGFTNGYEGDLRAHLLANQNDLLRRASLTAMSPVSTPGPYHASPSVPAPHNGPAVPVAQQTATSAQHTASTLPAPILGTASHQYHPAIKAQYRNLIQPPSKPKPTPVSKSYKVPSKQSPVPLPANFLAAMTPSAGTPAPSSAKHSPLQPGSPQGAYPSTKAAVASSPSPPQESTSPGSSTPKAVQPPQRISTTPVPLPKFSMSFQGTSSSPTKTAMHHQPEGFPDVPGCESMEFVERMMENLRKASQRRPSN; from the exons ATGTCAGACGACGCCTGCGTCCCAGAGCCGTCCGAGGCGCTGAAGGAGCAGGTCAACGACCAGATCGAGTGCGCCAAGCAGCCCGCCTTCTTGCACTCTCCGCCCGATAGCAACGATGCCGGCAAGTCGGAGTCGAGCGACTCGGAGCTGAGCGACCTCGAGGACGAGCCGCCGCTGGAGGATGCGCCGATGCTCCCCCCGGATCTCGGCGCTGAGGACCTGGACGACATTGGCGACATCCAGCCAGACCATTGGTCCTCTGGCAATGTGCCCGTCTTCAAGCCGACCATGGATCAGTTCAAGGATTTCAAGCGTTTC ATGACAAAAGTCGACAGCTATGGAATGAAGTCGGGCATTATCAAGGTGATCCCGCCAGATGAGTGGAGGGATGCGCAGCCCCCCCTTGACGATCTCGTAAAGCAAGTCCGAGTCCGCGAACCAATCAAGCAGGACATCATGGGGTCCAACGGCACATACCGCCAAGTCAACATCCTCCATGGACGATCCTACAACATACCGCAATGGAGGCAGCTGTGCGAACAGAGCGAGCATCAGCCTCCCGCCAGGCGTGGAGAGCGACGTGCGAATGCAGACAAGCCTAGGCCCACGCGAGCTCGCCCTGCTCCCAAGGGCGCGAAtgctgctactactactgatgccgccaccaccaccagctctCAGAGGACTCGGGGGAGAGGGCGACCACCcaagaagggaaagcaaaagaagagtGAAGAGAGTCGCCCCATGACTCCCGTCTCGCCAAAAGTTGAGGctgaaggcgaaggcgaaggcgaaggcgcAGAAGACGAGGTTATGGACTCTATCGAAAAGGAGCTAGGCACCGAG ATTCAATCAACCTCAGCGCGCCGGAAATTCAGTCGTCGAGAAGCCTCTGCAGTCATCGATGAGGCCGCCTTTAAAGATTTCGACTATCGCATGGACATCTCCGACTACACGCCTGAGCGCTGCGAAGAACTAGAGAGAGTATATTGGAAAACCCTGACATATGCTCAACCACTATACGGCGCCGATCTGATGGGCACGCTCTTTGATGAAAGGACCGAGAATTGGAATCTGAACAAGTTGCCCAACCTCCTGGACGTTCTCGGTACAAAAGTCCCCGGTGTCAATACGGCATACCTCTATCTTGGCATGTGGAAAGCGACGTTTGCGTGGCATCTCGAGGATGTCGATCTTTACAGCATCAACTATCTTCACTTTGGCGCTCCCAAACAATGGTACAGCATTTCTCAGGCCGATGCTCGACGATTTGAGACAGCCATGAAGAGTATTTGGCCCGCTGATGCCAAAGCCTGCGATCAGTTCCTCAGACACAAGGCCTTTCTTATCTCGCCCCAACATTTGAAGCAGCATTATGGTATCAAAGTCAATAAAGTCGTCTCGTATCCCGGTGAATTTGTCGTCACATACCCCTATGGATATCACTCCGGCTATAACTTGGGGTACAACTGCGCCGAGGCAGTCAACTTTGCTCTCGATTCCTGGCTtgagatgggcaagattGCCAAGAAGTGCGAATGTGCTCAGGCCCAAGACAGCGTATGGGTCAACGTCTATGAGATTGAACGTAAACTGCGCGGCGAGGAGACTGAGTACGAAGagacagaggaggaggacgatgacgacgatgacgacgacgatgacgagctCTTAGGGCTTCCCACTCCTCCTGGTGGCCATGGGGTGAAATTCAAGGACGCAAGCCGCAAGAGAAAGCGCGGTCGGGCTGACAAAGGTGCTAaggtcaaggtcaagaagatcCGACTACGGCTCAAAGTCAAGGCTGAGCCGCCCTGTTGCCTGTGCCCCAATGATGTACCGAACCTCGAGTTTCTACCAACCGATGACGGTAGAAAGGCCCATCGTCTCTGCGCCCTCTACATTCCAGAGACATACATTGACACAGTGGATGGCAAAGAGATTATCTCCAACGTCACTGCAGTGCACAAGGATCGTCTGGATCTCAAATGCCTGTTTTGTCGATCGAAGCGTGGGGCGTGCTTCCAGT CTGCCGGAGTGTTTACGGAGGAGCAAGAGGTGCCCGTCTTTGGCGAAGATGGGACAGAGTATAAAGAACAAGCCTTTGAGTTTAGCTGCCGCTTCCACCGCACCAAGCGTGATAAGAAGCTGGATGGCGATGCCCTGGAAGAGGACTCTCGCATTCTCAAGGCCGCTGAAGCCCTCCAAAAGGGAGACATTTGTCAGATGCAGTATCACAAAGGCGAAATCTTTGCCGGAATGGTGGTGGAAAATCGGCCAGACGAGCGAATGCTCCTCGTTGACCTTCTTCCCAACGGTGACCGGCTGGAGGTTGAGTGGAAATGGCTGCTACTTCCGGATCCATCCGACTACCACCTACCCAAGGCGTCCGCAAATGCCATCCCGCTGCCATCTTcacaaaaggcaaaggataAGCTGAATGCCAAGCGCCATCAAGGGGATGACAAGCCACGAAAGGGCGATCCGTTTATCGAGGGAGACTATACTTGGGCAGAATTCCACACCAGCGAGGTCACCACTCAGCAGGCCAAGGTCGATTTCAGCAAGCAAGACCAGGTCTGGTATTATCTCGGAAAGACTTCGACCGAGGCGAGGGCTCAGTATACCGAAGATCCGTCAAACCCACGGCACAACGCCAAGGGCAATTTCCTGGATACACTTCCGAAACCCCCCAAGCCTGTACCCGCGCGACCTGTATATCAGCAGAGAGCCTATGGAGTTCCTGGTCAGTTCGCTCATACGGGTGTTTTTGCGGGCCACATGATGACACCCACGAACGCTACGGGCTCAGAAAGGCCATACGTCTATCAACCAAGAACCCCCATCGGCTACACCCACCAACCTCCCGGGACCTATTCATTCCAAGGGGCGAACGctcctcctcatccccaGACTCATCCCCAGactcattctcatcatcctcccGCTCACAATCAGTATCAAACAACTCACCGTCAGTATCAACCGTTTCACCAGTATCAACCATATCCAGCACAACGGTTTGACCACATGGCTGGGGCAAACGCAGACCCTCGAGTTCAAGCATTCCCGCCACCCCTACcaccgcagccgcagccgcagcagcagcagcagccacaatCTTCTTTCCCAGCGTCATTGACGGCAAGGGCTTCGGCAACTCCCGCAAATCATAGGGCTGCTCCAACTACccatggccagcagcaatatgGCAAGCCCACTTGGCAAGTTCATTCATCGGTCTATCAAAAGTACCCCTTTTTCCAAGTCAATCACAATAG GGAACCATCCAAATACCGAACCCCTTATTCGCCCTGGGGTGGATTCACCAACGGATACGAAGGCGATTTGAGAGCACACTTGCTAGCAAATCAAAACGATCTTCTCCGACGGGCATCCTTGACTGCAATGTCTCCAGTGAGCACTCCAGGACCATACCACGCCTCGCCTTCTGTGCCTGCACCACACAACGGCCCAGCTGTTCCCGTAGCACAGCAGACAGCGACGTCGGCGCAGCATACTGCTTCCACGCTCCCTGCACCGATATTAGGAACTGCAAGCCACCAATACCATCCGGCGATCAAAGCGCAGTATAGGAATCTGATCCAGCCGCccagcaagcccaagccAACCCCGGTCTCCAAGTCGTACAAG GTTCCGTCCAAACAATCTCCAGTGCCTTTGCCAGCAAACTTCTTGGCTGCCATGACTCCCTCTGCCGGTACTCCTGCGCCCTCCTCCGCTAAGCATTCACCTCTTCAGCCGGGAAGTCCCCAGGGCGCCTATCCCAGCACAAAAGCAGCTGTGGCATCCTCCCCATCACCTCCGCAAGAGTCAACAAGCCCTGGAAGTTCAACACCAAAAGCAGTGCAACCGCCTCAGAGAATATCCACAACTCCAGTACCGCTCCCCAAATTTTCAATGTCATTCCAAGGAA CTTCA TCCAGTCCTACCAAAACCGCAATGCATCATCAGCCCGAAGGATTCCCAGACGTTCCAGGCTGCGAATCTATGGAGTTTGTCGAGCGGATGATGGAAAATTTGAGAAAAGCGTCCCAGCGACGGCCTTCAAACTGA
- a CDS encoding protein kinase domain-containing protein: MSTTTTNSSKTISIKSNGTMGTYSGDTAAAEGLWHSQPSLADSAFSHRTWNEKDEAHSNANKGIYICDKYLRGSVLGQGAWSVVHKVKRVADGKLFAGKASCDEQLNQEIEILLKFSHNHILKFVELHQQGEAGGAKILITELCAEGDLGEHIYHVPGGMGKRDILLVMSQIGDALAFIHEQNYYHSDVKPRNILIRKLNPIEVVLADCADCQVCGTEIYGDKDIRTQTGTYKFWSPEMAKHVRHDGKDDDIWALGITLLSMMAQQPEMRVTHKRKIYDDVYKHTGCCGKQARDLLALNPEDGLVKLAGRMLVLASKGRITAAECSQEAMKLLEQLDKDGEESKGKGTEGLGIQSPEGFKPISFW, from the exons ATgtccaccaccaccaccaactcCAGCAAAACTATTTCCATCAAGTCCAATGGCACTATGGGCACCTACTCCGGTGAtactgccgctgccgagggACTTTGGCACTCGCAGCCCTCACTGGCGGATTCAGCGTTCTCTCACAGAACTTGgaatgagaaagatgaagcgCATTCGAATGCCAATAAGGGCATATACATCTGTGACAAGTATCTCCGCGGCAGTGTCTTGGGTCAGGGGGCTTGGTCTGTCGTCCACAAGGTCAAGAGAGTTGCGGACGGCAAGCTTTTTGCTGGCAAGGCGTCTTGCGATGAGCAGCTGAACCAGGAGATTGAGATACTTCTCAAGTTTAGCCAT AATCACATCTTGAAATTTGTTGAACTCCACCAGCAAGGTGAAGCCGGAGGGGCTAAGATCCTCATCACCGAGCTTTGTGCAGAGGGAGACCTGGGCGAGCATATCTATCACGTTCCTGGCGGCATGGGCAAGAGAGATATCCTCCTCGTTATGAGCCAAATAGGGGATGCGCTTGCCTTTATTCATGAACAGAACTATTACCACTCGGATGTCAAGCCACGAAACATCCTCATCCGCAAATTAAACCCCATCGAAGTTGTTCTAGCCGACTGCGCAGACTGCCAAGTCTGTGGCACCGAAATATATGGCGACAAGGACATTCGCACCCAGACTGGAACATACAAATTCTGGTCTCCGGAGATGGCGAAGCACGTCCGCCacgatggcaaggatgaCGATATTTGGGCTCTCGGAATCACCTTGCTTAGCATGATGGCGCAACAGCCGGAGATGCGAGTCACACATAAGAGGAAGATATACGACGACGTGTACAAACATACTGGATGTTGTGGCAAACAAGCACGAGACCTCCTGGCACTTAATCCAGAAGACGGACTTGTGAAACTTGCCGGACGGATGCTGGTTCTTGCGTCTAAGGGGCGTATTACGGCGGCGGAGTGCAGTCAGGAGGCCATGAAGCTTTTGGAGCAGTTGGataaagatggagaggagtCTAAGGGCAAGGGCACAGAGGGACTGGGTATTCAGTCGCCTGAGGGGTTCAAGcctatttctttttggtgA